TCGTATCTGTTCGGTATAGCATCCAAGCCTATCTATAAAGTCAGCGgaccttcttcatcttgttgGAGGTTTCAGGAATACAGGCTGAACTTACTTTCAGTAGGCCGCCAATTGTGAATATCGCCATGCTGGCAAGACCTGATCGTGAATCCCTTGGTGCGCACGACTTGGAAATTGGACCGCAAAACAGACGTGACTTCAGCCAAACCTCCTCTTTCGAGGTTCAGAGCAGCAATCGTACCAATACCACCGCTGCCAATCAGTAGTACTCTGTCTTTAGGTGAAGTCATTATGTTATTCCTCGACTTGCCCTCGACAAGTTTCTAAGCTAAGTATCGCTACGATGACAAGCAGGGGGATCGATAATATTGAAATGATTACTTTTTTCCCGGATGCGATTCGCGTCACAATGCCGCCCTATTATCCGGCTGTGCCGGTCGAGGTGCCAGGCTGTCTCCACACTCCAAGCTCCGGGCTACGGCCCCGCCTTCATCGCCGGCATTCCTCAGTGTTCTCAGAGGACCTACCAATTTTTGACTAGCGGTATTTCTAGTGCTCAAAGGTCAATGTGCCGGTCAGTAATGCCTGGCTGCTCGTCACTGCTTGTCAAAGCCGGCTCCGGTCTGTATCACATTATGCAGTCATATTATCGATGGACAAGATTTCCTCAAATTACGGCCGCCAGTGCCCATTCGGTGGGATATTTTCCAAGGACCGCAAATCGCTTGTGAAAAAAGTTGCTTTGAGCATTCACAATGGAAGTCGGCATAATCGGTTCTGGAATCATTGGGCTCACGTCTGCTCTTGCCCTCGTCGAAGCAGGATACTCTGTGACCATCGTCGCCCGTGATTTACCTGGAGACGATTCATCTCAGCAGTGGGCAAGCCCTTGGTAGGGACCACTCAGCCCCCATGTATGTTTCTTTAGAGCTGACAAGCGTTGTGTAAAGGGCTGGTGCTGGCATACTTCCCCACCCGGACTACAAGGGACACGATTTACAGACCGAGAGCTTCAAGTTCTACTGGGCACTCGCCCATCGTGATCCGACGAGTGGAGTACAGGTAGGTGGCCTATCGATGCCATTTACCCATAAGTATTCACTGCTAAGGCAATTATCAGGTGGTAGATGTAACTGAGTACTATGATGACCGAGACGATGATTCTACTATCTGGTACAAACAAATGGCGCCCAAGTATCGCCGTCTGCCATCGAAAGATCTTCCAGCAAACGCCAAAATAGGATTTAAATATCAGTCGATGACGGTCAACCCCGCAGTATTCTTGCCTTGGATCAAGGCGGTGCTAGACAAGAAAGGAGTTCGTTTCATCCGCGCTGAAGTCAAGACCATCGAGGAGGCTAGGTCGATTCTACAGATAAAGAGAATCGTCAACGCATCAGGCCTAGGGGCTTTTCACCTTGCGAATGACAACAAAGTGGTCGCTGTTCGTGGCCAGACGATGCTTGTCGAAAGTGATTCTCACGAAATGGTCATGTTTCAGGGCTCTCATTACACCTACCAGATTCCGCGAATGTACAGTGGCGGCGTGATTGTTGGAGGAGTCAGTCAGCCAGGTAACATGGATCAAAAGGTTGACCCTGAAGTACGGTCAGATATTTTAAGACGCATGAAGCTCGTCATAAACGACCAGTATCAGGGTGTTGATCTAGACAAGCATGTCATGAAGGATTTGGTTGGGTTCCGACCGAGTAGAGAAGGAGGATATCGCCTGGAGCGTGAGGATGACGTGATACACGCCTATGGCTTCAATACTCTGGGTTATACATACAGCTATGGCGTGGCTTTGAAGGTCCGAGATCTGGTCACGTCCGCTACCATCGAGGAGGCGGCTGTGCGGAGCAAACTTTGACATGTCTTTAGTCTTCTTAAATATCCATTGATTTTTCACTAGCACATCATATTCTATGTTCTGTatggtgatataagctctcagccacagatctcaactgcaaataataCATCCGCATATCAAGTCCCTTTTTGTCTGGGTGTGGATAGATGATACTGAGATCTCGATATATGTCTTTTCTTAACTAAAGGGTAAAGCTAACTGCCTATTCCTCTTTCTGGGACCCCGGTTTCCAATGTTCACAGTCGAGGCCCATTGGTATTCGTCAAAGCGACGCATTCAATCTCCACCTCCAGATTCTTAGGTAGAGTCTTCACCGCCACACAGCTTCTAGCCGGCTTATGAGTGAAATAGGTCTCATAAACCGCGTTGAACTCGGCAAAGTTCTTCATATCATCCAAGAACACTGTGACCTTTGCCACGCGGCTTATGTGACTGCCGGCCGCTGACAAAACTGCCTGGACGCTCTTGCAGCATGCGTGAGTTTTGTCTGCGATACTTCCTTCGAGAGGTTTGCCGGTTGAGTCGATTGGGATCTGGCCTGAGAGGAAGACATAAGGGCCGGCGATTACAGCTTGAGACTTGCGGTAAGAGTTAGTATTGTAGTGCTGCTATCGATTGAGAAGGAGTTATACATAAGGTCCGATTGCTGTCACAAAGAGTCAGAGTCTTTCTCTATGGCTGGTTGAGTTTTGGTGTTGCTCACCTGGGCATCCCTGTGATGTTGAAACGGTGGTCAGGTCTGATGACATCTTGCCGTCCATTTAGATCTTCTAAAAatagcttcttctttcacgTTAAGACGCCCTTGTTATACTGCGCTCCACGAAATCTGAGTATATATGCATTTACTGTACAAGATGGCCGTCTACGTGGACCCCCAGCCTTGTCAATGAGGAGCATTTATACTTCTTCCAAACCCGCTAGTACGGAGAAACCGGTCTCATGTCCGGCACCATGCGGGACAGGATTCCAGAGCTGGCCAAAGAAAAATCTTGATGGGCCATTTCACTAGCACTGACAAATTTTAGCTTTGCCGGCATTATGCCGGTAAATGATACCGGCACGGTTTCTTGGCCGGCACTTCTTGTGAAAAGGTCTCCACTTGACCTCTGTAAGCCAAACGCGGCCAGGCATTGCTCAAATGCGGTCAGACGTAACAGGTGGAGCTAGATAGAAAATCCTGATAACGATTGAATAATCATAAAAGAGGTTTCTTGGTACTATGAAAGCTGCTCCATGCGCGTAACAGGCTGTTCAACTTCGAGCATTTCTACATCTGAGGAGCCAATCGTGCCCATTTCCATATAGCAAGATGCAAGCACTAGGGCTGATTGATTAAATCAGTGTAAATAAGGACCCAAGCGATGACAAAACTAGAGTCGGGAACACATTGTAAAACCTCGTGGCCAATGACTCCTCCACATGAACATCATTCTTCCCCCACTCCTCAGCCATCTCAACAGCCCTGTCATAATCTGGCCATGGCCTAACACCAGGTTCGACCCTAGAGTTGGGGTCACTATCCTCCATTAGCTCAACCCTGCCACGATACTCTGTATCACTCTCGCTGCTCCCTTTCCTATCAAGTCTGAACCCGCAAACCACCACATCAGTATCgtccagatcatcatcattatcgcAGTCATCGAGTGTTCCGGGCCAGCAGTTCATATCTGCCGCAAACATCCAGTACCCACGCTTGCCTTTGGGTATGACGAGAAATGAGTTTGTGTATGATATCACTACAAGTCCCTCCAAGTTGACGTACTCCATCGTCTTGGGAGACGCTACATCTCGCACTGCTTGAGGATGCTTTTCTTATTCTCCAGATACGTGTCGAGAAGCATATTGCAGGTATCGGTGATGGTTGAATTGAGGATGATGCCTATCTTGGAGCTCTGGATCTTGTATTCACCCCTGTCGTCACCATTTTCTTTTGCTCTCTCTGCGGAGCAGTTGACTAGTTCAGAGAGTCGAGTCGCGCCACCCATATTAAAGTAGCCTTTGGAGTCATTTGGCGATGCTAGCTTGAAAGTTTTGCAGCTGCGCTTTGAAAGCGACAGCGATGCGGTTGGGAACAgcatgaggaagaagattgtaAACTTCATTCTCATGAACATCTGAACCGACTGTTAATTCGGAGGGCCTCTTTAGAGTGGAGTCAGGTCCTTTTATGTTTTGCGTTGctgccttgatcttgaaaaTGGCCACCAATTCTTTCAGCTCTTGTCGCTTCAGTGACGTTGGCCAAGGTGGCGCGATTGCCTAGAGGCCTATAAAAACAACCATATCAGACCATTTAGATAACCAACGATGTCAAGATCCCGATGTGGAAATTTCCAAGTCACAAGGTTGGTAATTCTACTTGTTTTCGTCACCCTCATGTTGAGTTCTGTAGGTCTGAGTGTTTATTTAGCTCTACAGTTCCGATGTAACTTTTTCAACCCTACTTACACAACTTTGcgttattatatataccaGGAATTTAAGGCCATGTCAGTGAACTACTGTGAAGCTTAGCGCACTCTTCTCTAAAGCGGCGTGAGGTTTGAGTAGTATCCACATGCGTCGGCACATTATGCTTGTAAACAGTGGCATGCGTGAGAAGGCTCTGTGAGTTGATACAAGACTTCAACGTAATGCGGACATATGAGTTCCTATGTTAGATAAATACAAATAGACAAGCAAGGGATGACCAGATGGCAGCCGTTGATATTCCATAACATCTCATGGCCCCGGAGTCTACATCAGCTTCATCCCGTTCCCTTGCCATTTCACGAGCCCTGATAAATTCTGGCCAAGGCCTGATCTCAGACTTTATAAGGACATCTTCTTCGTACCTCTCCACGAAACTGGCATTGCCTTCACACAAAGTTCCATTCCCATCCGTCCCATCGCTCTTAAGCCTAAAGCCGCACACCACAGCCGGATAACCGTCCAAGTCCTCCTCCAAATCGCCATCACAGTCTTTCGGATATCCTCGCCAGCACTGCATTGCAGGCGTAAATGCCCAGCACCCATAAGTCCCGTTTAGCGTTGCGTTAAAGGGGGCAGTAAACGGCAGCACGACGAGTCTGTCCAGAGTGACGTTTTCCAGTGGCCCTGCATCCTTTTTGAGAGCTTTGATAATGGCCTTTTTGTTTGTCATGGAAGTATTGAGGTTTACTGGAGCTGGTGCTTGATGGGTTGCGCCGTCAGTGCTGTTGATAGTTGCGTTGGCGATGATTCCCATTCTATAGCGCTGTATATTGCAGTTTCCTTTGCAATCGCCGTTTTCTTTGGCTCTTTCCGCGGTGCAGTTTACGATTTCTGATACCCGGATTGGTTGACCCATCCTGGACCATCCTTTGCGTCCTGTGCCGCTGAGATCGAAGGGTTTGTAGTCAAGTCTGGACAGCGAGACAGCTGGAGCTGAAAACACCAAAAGGAGGATTGctgcgaatagcttcatgaTCGTGGCTGCAGAAAGGGCACTTTTACTGAATCCTCCTTCTGGCCTGATTGTACTAAACCTTATACTTATACTATGCCTAGAATTTAAATATGGCCCCCAACGACTTCAGCTTGTCGAGGGATACTTATGACATTGGCCAAGGCTCTAGCAATAGCTTCAAGCCTATCGAAACAAATTGATTAACAACTAGCACCGCCAGAAACGGCAGTGCGGGGCATTTCCGGGCACAGGTGGGAAGAAACCAGGAGACTAGATTTGATGGTGAATTAATAACAACTAGTCTAGTTTACAAGGATGGTGTTCCTCCTAGCCCTTAGGCTTTTAAGCCTGATTCTTGCTCGTATAATTGATTCAATTCAGCCATCTCCAATTAACATAGCCCCCTGATCTTCTCGACATACTCTAGCCCAATTGGGTCACCCCTGTGTTGATCTTGTAGCAGATGACTTTGGTAACAGTTGATTTGAAGCGCTTCAGGTTTCTCTCCGCCATCTTCCAAGGTCTTGTTGCAAATCACATGTACTACGACAGATATTCTTGAAATGTGGCCGAAGCTTCTCCCCTTATGGCTTTATCATAGTACCAAAACGTCAACATGGTTGGTCCGAACTGGCACTCACTTAAAGCTGGGTTTCACAGTTGAGCAGTAAAGAGGCTCGCCGCTAGAATTAAAATTTCGTTCTTTATCACCTTGGGCCAGTGTTGGGGAATAGATAAAGATTAGGATAGAACACAAATTATAAATACCGCCGAGAAACGTTGACCTGTCTACCGTTGCTCCAGTGCCATCACGTCTGTGATTAGAAGAAACTGATACCACGAAACTAGTTACTGACTTGATCTCAGCGCTAAGGCATTAATCATTAGGTAAAGGCTCGGGCCGCAGGAATTGACAGATATATCTCAGATGCCTGCCCGTATTAGAGCTACCTGCATCCCCATAGCCTTCGCTGCTAGCGAGGACCATCCACACCTCAGCATGTGGCTGCAGGTCTCCTTCACCCAGAACAGAGTCGTGGATATCTGGCGCGGAGACTCGACCTTCTCAGGTCACAAAACAGACACGATGAGCGGGCTGAGGGTCTGGCGGGATGTGACTGTCGGATTCGATATCACGGGTCTGACGGAGCTCCTTAGTTGCCCTCGTCAGTTCCGTAAGGTTAACCCCTACCAAGCTAAGTTCATCGAGCTTGTCCATCGGGACTCTATCGAACAGTCCCTGTCGCAGACTCCTACAACGATGGGTATGACTTTAGCTGGCTTACCATTGCACAAGCGCACAGTGGGTTGAGCATTGAGTGAGGAAAGGGTAAGAAAGGAAGCTGGTTCGAggacttcttcaagaacgCCATTACCGTCAGTCTTGGTTTTGTTCCAGGCGTTggccctcttctctccatcgCATTGAGCCTAGGATGGACAGCGGTTGTCAATCCCGATCGGTTCATGTACGAGCTGAGCGAGCCTCTGGGCACCGTCGATTAGACTACCAGAGCTGTTCGAGGATGATGTTCGCAAGAACTCAACCGAGATCAGAGCGCTCACTCGTGAGTCCTCCTGGAACATGGGGCCTGCTGAGGCTCTGGTTGAGGTTaagaagcttgaggaagaggagaagaagcagcagaagGTTTTGGGAGAGGTTCAGTCGTACTTTCAGCAGGCGCATGAAGTACTCCTGGTTGATGAGGCGAAGTATAATAAGGAAGCTGGTACTGATGAGGAGCCTGGTGAGGTTCTCGTTGAGGTGCCTCCTCAAGATGCTCCTGCTAATGGGCACGCTGTGGAAGCCGTGGAGTGGGGCCTACACTGATGCTTGAAAGCCTGAGCAAGAGTCAAGAATTGCCTCCTTCTGAGGACAATTTTATACATAGCTTTAACACACTGTATGGAGCGTTATGCCAAAAGTGTTTCTTGCAAGTCTTTTTCCAGCTGCCTGCGCTGTCTGTACGGCAATACAACTAGGAACATAGAGGTCGGTTACGTCGAGGAGCTGCTGATCCCGAGTCTAAAGCGAAGCATAATAAACGTTGCACTAAAATCGGGTTATTGCGGAGTTTTACTTAAGCTTATCTACCGACCTACCTCATTCGGTaattcttcttgctcatcatcCACTGTCTCCAGAGTATCATTGATGCCAAGCATACCCCTCAGTTCGTCAGTCAGTCCAACGCATCAACTCGGTTAGAATGCGGAGGTAATTGATAATAAGGTCCTACTTGATGTCACGGTATTTAGATGCAATGCGACGATCAATACTGGGCATCGTACGGGTTCAGAATAAGGTCCGATCAACCACGGCGCCGACGCAATGGCAGCACGATGCGTCGCATTTAAAGGCTGATGCACCCGCAGAAGCATAGGCGGCACTCCCATTAACGTGCGGCGAATTACGAATCAGTCCAGAATCTTTCCAAAATGGCTCAGCGTATCATAACCTTTGCGGCCCTCCTATCTAGCGTCGCAGGGCAGTCAGGTGGTATTCAGAGAGGTCTCCAGTATGGCGAGAACTGGGCACCTACCACCAAAGACTCTGACCTCGTATCGGCCAATTTCCCTGATATCAACATCACACTCCGATCCCCGGCGTTCTTGAACCCTGGAAAGGTACCCGCGCGCTTCTCCAACGGCACGGAGGGTCCGACTGATGACATTGAACTCGGTGAGATTTCCAGTCTCGATTCCTCCATGAAATATACTAATCCACTCGAAAGACTACTTCATTCGCAATCTAGCTCAGAAGCATGACTGGATGACCTATGAATCAGCGGCTTTTCAATCCGAAGAAGGCCGTGCGATTCCATATGTCTTCTTATCCCTGCCAAACACCAACTCGAGCAGCGACAAGCTACGCATCTACCTCCAAGCCGCAATCCACGGTAATGAGCCCGCTGCCGACGAGTCTGTTCTTGCATTTTTAGGCAAGATGGATGCCGAGCCTTCGTGGGCCAAGTCAATATTGGAGAAGATTGACATCAAGATCCTTCCTAGGTATAACGTCGATGGTGTTGCATATTTCCAGAGACAATTGGCGTCCAATCTTGATCCTAACCGAGAGCATCTGAAGCTCATGCGTGGTCAATCTAGAGAGATCAAACGAGTTGTCGGTGAATGGAATCCCCACATTGCTCTTGACATGCGTAAGTAGTCTTCATTATTCTTCAGTTGCTATGACTAATCTTCGTTGCAGACGAGTTCACCGCACCGACCATATACGGCGGCCACTACCAACACGGCGCCGACTCTCTGCTGTCCGGCGGCATCAACCCCAATATTCATCCCAAGATTCGCGAGCAGCTActcgacttcttcatcccaGCTGTAGGGGAGGAACTTGAGTCTCACGGCCTCCGGTGGGAGCCATATGTTACTGGGCCTTCCAACCGCACTGAAGGTTCACGCATTCGCTTCACTGAAGCTGTGACCGAGGCACGCACGGGCCGTAATGCCGTCGGGCTGACACAAACGATCTCATTTCTCCTCGAGATGCGGGGTATTCGTATCGCCAATCAGCATTTCCAACGTCGTGTTGCAACGGCTCTTATCAAGATCCAGTCCATTCTTGAGTTAGCGAGAGATAAT
Above is a window of Fusarium oxysporum Fo47 chromosome XII, complete sequence DNA encoding:
- a CDS encoding YjgF/Yer057p/UK114 family, yielding MDGKMSSDLTTVSTSQGCPAIGPYSQAVIAGPYVFLSGQIPIDSTGKPLEGSIADKTHACCKSVQAVLSAAGSHISRVAKVTVFLDDMKNFAEFNAVYETYFTHKPARSCVAVKTLPKNLEVEIECVALTNTNGPRL